The genomic segment GCAGTGCAGATCCTGCGATTGACGCAGAAGTGATTGCGTTGGCACTGGATGTTTATAAGCGTGTGGGATTGACAAAGTTGAAACTTGTTATTAACTCGCTAGGGGATACAGAGTGCAGAATAGCGCACCGCGAAGCGCTTATTGCGCACTTCAATCCGCATATAGGGGAATTCTGTTCTGATTGTCAATCTAGATTGGAAAAAAATCCACTACGCATATTAGATTGTAAAGTCGATAAAGGCAATCCGCTCATTGCTTCAGCACCATCCTTAGCTGACTATTTGAATGAAACGTCTGCTCAATACTTTGCAGATGTAAAAGGTTATCTCGACGATGCAGGGATTTCTTATGAGGTCGATGCAAATCTTGTGCGTGGCCTTGATTATTATAATCACACGGCATTTGAAATTATGAGCACTTCGGAAGGATTCGGAGCGATTACGACTTTGTGCGGCGGTGGTAGATACAATGGTCTCGCTGAGGAAATCGGTGGACCTTCTGCACCAGGTATCGGTTTTGCGATGAGTATTGAGCGTTTACTTCTTGCGATGGCTGCTGAAGGGAAATCGTTTGAAGCTGAGCCAGTACTTGACGTTTATATCGTTACTCTTGGGGAAACAGCACGTCGTCCAGGCTTTAAATTGCTTGGTGCACTTCGAGAAGCTGGTATTCGGTCGGATATGGATTATATGGACCGGAAAATGAAAGCGCAAATGAAATCGGCAGATAGATTGAATGCACGGACAGTCGTACTAATCGGTGAAGATGAAGTAGCGGAAGGCGTTGCTTTATTGAAAAATATGGCTGACGGGGCGCAAGTAAAAGTTCCTGTTGCTGAACTGGTTCAAAAACTTAAAGAAACATTGATTGGCTAAAGAGAGGCGGATGAAGGCAATGAAACGTACACATTATAGTGGTGAATTGACAGAAGAGGTAATCGGACAACCGGTTACATTACAAGGATGGGTTCAAAAAAGAAGGGATCTTGGGGGACTAATTTTCGTCGACGTACGGGACCGTTCAGGAATCGTTCAGGCAGTATTTAACCCGAGTTTTTCAAGCGAAGCAATCGTGACGGCAGACAAACTGCGCAATGAGTTCGTAATCGAGCTAACAGGTTTAGTTGTTGAGCGCGCAGAAGGCCAGAAAAATCCGCTATTGAAAACCGGTTCGATTGAAATTCAAGTTACTGAATTGAACATCGTGAATGAGGCGAAAAACCCGCCGTTCATGATTGAAGATGAAACAGACGTGAATGAAGAAATTAGACTGAAATATAGATACCTTGATTTACGCCGTCCAAAACTTGCGAATACGTTCAAAATGCGTTCAGACATCACTAAAACAGTCCGTAACTTCCTTGACGATGAAGGATTTTTCGAAGTAGAAACGCCGATTCTAACGAAATCTACACCTGAAGGCGCACGCGACTATCTAGTACCTAGCCGAGTTCACGAAGGCGAATTTTACGCGCTGCCACAGTCACCACAACTATTCAAACAAATGCTGATGGTAGCCGGATTCGACCGTTATTATCAAATTGCACGTTGTTTCCGCGATGAAGACCTTCGCGCTGATCGCCAGCCGGAGTTCACTCAGATCGATATGGAAATGAGTTTCATGTCAATTGAAGATATTATTGAATTGAATGAACGAATGATGCAAAAGGTAATGAAAGATGTAAAAGGAATCGATGTTCAAATTCCATTTAAACGTCTTCCTTATGACGAAGCAATGGCGCGTTTCGGTTCAGATAAACCGGATACGCGATTTGCATTGGAACTGACAGATGTCTCTGACGTCGTTAAAGATTCTTCATTCAAAGTATTTACGGCAGCAATCGAGTCAGGTGGGCAAGTTAAACTCATCAATGTAAAAGGAGTAGCGGATAGCTATTCTCGTAAGGACATCGACGCACTTGGCCAGTTTGCAGCAGTCTACGGCGCAAAAGGCCTTGCATGGTTGAAAGTCGATGCCGAAGGTCTGAAAGGACCTATCGCGAAGTTCTTCGAAGGAGAAGAGGGCGAAGGACTAAAAGCTGCAGCGAATGCTGAAGTAGGAGATCTATTGTTATTTGTAGCAGACAAAAAGAAAGTTGTCGCAGATACATTAGGAGCACTACGTACTAAGCTTGCCAAAGATCATGACTTAATTGACGAATCGAAGTTCAACTTCCTTTGGGTAACTGAATGGCCTCTGTTCGAATATAACGAAGAAGCCCGTCGCTACCAGGCAGCACATCATCCATTTACAATGCCAGCAGATGTGGAAGAACTAGTAGCAAGCCCTGAGACAGTTAAAGCACAAGCCTATGACCTTGTTTTAAATGGGTATGAACTTGGTGGTGGGTCACTACGGATTTACAAACGTGATGTTCAGGAAAAAATGTTCGAAGCACTTGGATTCAGTAAGGAACAGGCGAACGAACAATTCGGATTCCTTCTTGAAGCATTTGACTATGGAACACCTCCGCATGGCGGAATTGCATTCGGTCTCGACCGTATTGTAATGTTGTTATCTGGTTCGACGAACTTGCGCGACACTATTGCATTTCCGAAAACAGCGAGTGCAAGCTGCCTGTTAACGTCAGCGCCTGATCACGTTGACGATACTCAACTAGCTGAACTTGGAATTCGAGTGATGGCAAAGAGTAAACGGTAATCAGTTAAGTTAGAAAAATGTAAAAACTATTTCCGTGAAATCGTTGAACTGACTAAAGATGTATGTTATTATACATGTAATACGAATCCTGAAGTGTTCGTTATTTGCCAATCAGTTTTGACCGAACATTTTTTCGTCGGGAGTCCGCATTTCGAGTCGGATGACATGCCTTTAGTCGGGACCTCAAAAGAATCGGATAGGACACCCACCTGCTGAGAGCGGGTTCAAAGCGATACTACAAAGACGGCACATTTGGGATTCGTTACTTACATGATCATACACCCCTCTGACTTACGTGCGGAGGGGTTTTTTATTGGGGAAAAATTTAAATTTATAATGGATGGAAAGGCGGAATTTCAATTGTTACATCAATTTTCAAGAAATGAATTAGCCATAGGTACAGAAGGTGTAAATCGTATGCGGGACATGACTGTCGCGATACTTGGTGTTGGAGGAGTCGGTTCATTTGCGGCAGAAGCATGTGCGCGGAGCGGAATTGGAAGGATTATCCTTGTCGATAAGGACGATATTGACATAACGAATATTAATAGACAGCTAATCGCTAATTTGTCGACAGTCGGCCGTTCTAAAGCAGAAGTGATGAAAGAGCGCATTGCTGATATTAATAAAGAGTGTGAAGTGATTTCGCTCCATATGTTTTATACGGAAGAGACAGCTGAAGAGTTTTTCAGTTACAAACCTGATTATGTCATCGATGCATCTGATACAATCATCTTTAAAATTCATTTGATTAAAGAATGTGTCGCACGTAACGTGAAAATTATATCGAGTATGGGCGCTGCTAATAAGATGGATCCGACCCGTTTTCAAATTGCGGATATTTCAAAGACGCATACAGATCCGGTAGCGAAAGTAATTCGTCGCAAACTTAAAAAAGAAGGTATTTATCAAGGAGTGTCAGTGGTCTTTTCTGATGAAAGCCCCATTGTCGTGAGACCGGAAGTTGTTGACACAGTTGGTAAACCTGATGCCTTCATTCGAAAAGCGAAAATGCCGCCTGCATCGAACGCATTCGTCCCATCAGTTGCCGGTCTTGTTTGCGCCAGCTGGGTAATGAATGATATCGTTGCCGATATTCCTATCCGGCGAGTGAAAGATAAAGTATAATGGATAGCACCGCGGGCCTACAGGATGTAGGTCACGCAGCCGTTGCCACACGATGTGGCGAACTTAGGCTGTGTTCATTTTCATGCGGTACCTTTTTGGTTGTCACCAAAATATGGGTAGAGGTATAATAGAGTGATTGCTTATGAAAATGAACTTGAATTGCTAGAAAGGGTGTTTATGTGTGAATAAAGTGTTTAAGGTATTTGTTTTTGGGTTAGTTGCCCTTTTATTAACAGCATGTGGCAATGTGGAAGCGAAACAGGGGATGACGGCACAAGACGTTTTCGAAAAAGCGAAAGATGCCTCTGCTAAATTGAAAAATGTGCGTACACATATCTCTTATGATGATTTTTGGAAAACGACAGCACCTGATGAAAGATATAGCGTGAAATATGAAATGACTTCAGATGCTGCGTTACAACCAGAAATAGTTAAGCAGGACGTAAAAGTGCGACCGCAACCGATAAATGGGGATCCATGGGATGCGGAAGTATATAAAGTAAATGACCGTGTTTTCATTAAGGATACGAAAATGAAGGAATGGGAAGAGTTGCAGTCCGGTTCGATTGCTGAATTATTCGGTTCGATGATTGAAAATGTTCAGCCAACACTGGATCTCGCGTTTTTTAACGACTTTGAAAACGATTTTGTGTTAGAACCGATTGACTATGGTTATAATTTAAGGCTGTCATTATCGAGAGAACAATATAAAGAATTTAAAAAAACACTGTACCTGTCGAACAACGGTAGCGATATGGATGTAGATGTAGTGGACAGTGAGTTTCCTCTTATTAATAAATTCGACATTGTGATTGGAATTGATAGCAAATCATTCTATGTAACTGATTTCAAAATGACACTCGATACAACAACTTACTCAATGGTACAAGTTGATGGTAATTCCCATCGAGTTAAACAAACGATCAATGCAGTTTATAGTCACTACGACAACGTGGATGATGTAAAGGTTCCGGCAGAACTATTAGAAGCTGCAGCTAACTAAAAAATACTCAGTAAAAACCCTCCCGAAAGTTTAACTTTTAGGAGGGTTTTGCATATGCTATTTTGAATATCGAGTAATTGTCCCGCAGGAGCTTATATTGAAAGTGTGGCGGGCATAACAAACTTTATGCTAATTGGGCTGAATAACCATCAACATACTATGAAAGAACTTTCATTTAATTACATATTAATATGGTTGATAACTGGGATTTCAATCATGAGGGATTACTCCACTGCTTATTTCGAAGTTTCTTATGATAGATTTAGACTATCAATATTTAACTGGAATAAAATTTAACAAAACAACTAGGAGTGTAATAGCATGCCACTAACTTTTGCTCACCCAGCAGCCATACTTCCGTTCTCAAGAAAAAGTAAATATATTAACTTTTCTGCAATGGTATTCGGTAGTATGGCTCCTGATTTTGAATACTTTTTGAGAGGCCAACCAATGGGGGACATTGGACATACTTTTACTGGGCTCGTTTTGTTTAATTTACCCTTGGTGACAATCGTTTATGTAATTTACCATATATTTGTACACCAAATTCTATTCAATCATTTACCAACTATTCTACAAGATACATATGTGAAAAGAGTAGATTCGACTATTATATTAAAGGTAGTTGTATTTTGTTATTCTGCACTGTTCGGTATGTTAACTCACGTTGTATGGGATTCTTTCACTCATATAAACGGATATATGGTGTTAAAATTTCCGGCTTTATTCACTCACAGCTATAACATCTATGGTTTTGCTATACCTTTGTATAAATTTTTACAACATGGGAGTACATTATTTGGAATAACAATGATTTTAGTTTACATGTATTATAGAGCATTGACCCAGAGAAAACATAAGCATATTACTGTTTATCCTAAGAAAAAACTTATTTTTTGGTTTTCTTTATTCATATTAACAGTATTATTTGTATCGCTGTGGTGTCTTATTGACCCTGTTTCGATAACCAGTTATGGGATATTGGTCGTTAGAATTATAGACTCTTCTTTACTAAGTTTATTCCTAATTTCTTTGTTGATAAAATATATTCGAATGTAATTAATATTTCATGTATTTTAGGAACATAAAGATAAGTACAGATTGGGGTGGCTTCTGTGGAAAAACGTATTTCATTTGATTATCAAATCCTAAATAAAACCAAGTAAAGCATATAATAAGCGCCCCAGAAAAAGGGGTACTTATTATATTCTTACTCATAATCTAATTTAATGTTACCCACTGAAAGAACACTCCACCTATTTAATTTAAGTATTTATTCGCATCAACCACCGTACATACTCCGGATTCCTCCAAAAACTGTTTAATAAGATGAACGTGGCCGCCGCCGATTAATAGCAAAACTCGATCCTGTGGAGTTGATATCAACCTTCTCACATTTGTATAGAGTATTAAATTTCGTTTGTACCACCAAGTTAACCAATCCATTGCAAAATAATCTTTCTCTTTTCCAATCATCGCAAATTCCATGTAAAATTGGTGCATATTTTTAACAGTTTCTGCTGCATTCACACGTTTATAGCCTTCTAAAATCGGGAGTTTGGACCATTCTTCTGCCTCACGTTGCATGGGTTCCATGTACGTTGTCATTATTTTCTTATAGCGTTCGGGTTCATACTCTTTTGCATACTGAAAAATATCGCCTATTGTTGCTATTTCATTATCGTCCCCCCTCCAATCGATACAAGAAACTTCGCTTATGCCCGATTCCTTCGCTAAAGGGAAACCAATCGTTTCTATTTCATTTTTCATTGGGGTCGGATCATTCAATAGATACTTTCGATAACTTTCATTTAACTTCGATTGTACTTCCGGATCAGCTTCGACAGCTAACTTTGTCGGATTAAACCGACTTAGTGCGTCAACAACTTCCTTTGCTTCTAGCTCTAAATCAATATCGTTTTTGCGTTCAACATTGATTAAATCCGATGTGTCTCCTAAATGATACACCCCGACGATCATCACTTCTGGAATCATGTTAACCCTCCACTGTAAAGATATTGTAGTTGAAGATTGTTATTACTCTTTCAATTAATTGTATATTATCCAAAATGTAGCTTTTAACCAGAAAAAGTAATAAGGTGAATACTTTTTTGTAGATAGTTAATTAAGCTATTCCAAGAATCAAAAACGGTCATATAAGATTTCAGTGTTTTTGTTTTTAAACATACTGTTATCTCTCTTTTTTCGTAATTTCCCGCTTAAAATTTATAGCTAGAGTTAGATAGCGATTAATCTTTTGGTACTAACAGTATAGAGTAAATGGACTTAATTATCGGTCTTAGAGTAATTAATATCAAATTTTTGTAACGTTAAATGAAAGATGATTTTTATTTATTGAAACTATTCAGTCACAATGAACGTACTAGTAGTAGAGAGATTTCTAATTTAAGTAATGTGTAGATCGATTGTACAAGGGACCTGTCAATTATCCGACAGAAAAAAATACAGCTAATGCTTACTACATGACATATGGTGGTGCCGCTGGAGGTGTCAATCTATGGATAGAAATCACTTATAATGATGTGGATGATAAAATTGAGACAGTTTATTATAGTGATGCAAAAAGTTATTTTTCTATGGAGTGGAAGGATGAAAACACTTTATATATTATAAATGAAGAAATTAAGTATCCAAATTCAAATAGAAGTATTGAGTTGGAAATCGGCAAAGAAATTTATCACGAAAGTGGGTTAGTATGTCAAAGCTGATTAATGAAAGATCAGTATGAGACTTGCTATCAAAACTAACGACTCTTGTTTCGTGTAGGGGCAGGACTGTTGAACAAGAATGAAGAAACGAAAAATATAAAGGGGGGATTAGATATGATTGTTTTGCTTAATCTTGGCAGCTTAGTGCTTGGGCTAATTGCTTGGATACTTCCTGTTGTTAATCTGATGCGATATGAAAAGCAGAACCAAAAGAATTGGGTCCCTCTTACTATTATGAGCATCAGTGCTTGTGCTATTTCGCTATGTTTCCAGATTTTCTATAACTATCACTTGGTAAAGATTGAGGATTGGTCTGCTCTTATGGACACAACGGGTGCTGTGGCGTTCGTTGCGGCAGTTCTTCTCATCGTTACCATCCTATTAAATGTAATTACGCTGATTGTATATCGTGACCGAGCAGCGAAGTAGGATGTCAAATTCCAGTTTATAAGGTTGAAATAATTAATTCACACTTCTCTTATTAGGTATTTGGGATTGTGAAAAGGGGAGGGAATGTAATGCATTGGGTGATGTGGGTTTTCTGGGGTTCCATTGTAACTTTGCTTGTAGGTGTCTATCTTGTAGATTTTTTGACTGGGCGAAAATATGATTTTAAAGACCAGGAAAAGTCAGTGAATCAGAACTCAGCGGTAGCCGGTTCTCTACGAGAAGTGGGGCGGCATGACCAGCAAAATGGACCGTTTTAATAAGAGGAAAGTTGAAGGGGGGAGTCTTAAATTAAAAGATTTTTATTTTATTTCGTTTCCGTAGTAGTTATGGGATTTATTTTTTATCTAGGAATGGATTATAAAGTGCGATTAAGAGAAGAGTCGGCAACAACATTTAATATAATGCCTTATTTAATTTTTATAACTATTTTTCCTGTTTTTATTGGATTTTTTTTACGATTCCCTAAATTAATTATAGAGATTAAAGAAAAAAAGCAATGGTCGTTTGATTGGATTAAGGTTGTTGCAATTGGAATTCCGTCTCTTTATATAGCAATGATACCTATTCTGTCTATTTATTTCGGGTTGAATTTGTTATTCGCAAAAGAGTTTCTGCTATTAGGAGATACTACATTTACGTCAACAGCTGGGATTGTATTTGGTTATGTTTTGTTAGACAGCTTAAAAAAATAACAATTCCTCAACTAAAAATTCGGCACTACTCATTTGGAGTAAACTAGGTGGTATACCTCACTCGTATAACGAACAAATCTAGCGAAGGAGCGACAAACGAGAGGCCATCACCAAAAGAAAAAGCGGCGTTGGAAGAACATCCCATTAGTTAAGTGCAGACTATATAACTGGGTGCGTTTCTACAAAAAAGTAGAGGCGCATTTTTTGTAACTGGCAATTTAGATGGGAATAAGGGGGAAAATTACACTTTCGACTGTTTCCCTTCTGTGTAAGAAGAATACAGAAGGGAGCATGAAGACTGTATTATGGAAATCATATTCAAGAAAAATAGGCAGTCTATTCTCTATTAGATTGTAGCGAATAGACTGCCTAACTGGGGTTTTATATGCGTCTTATATCGCTTGGGAAATTCATTTAGGATGGGGTTTTAGATATTCCAGTCACTTCTTTTTCCGAAATTCTTTCAACCTATCATAAATTGCAGCCATCTTTTTTTCTTCTCCTGCTATAACCGGTTTGTAAAACTCCGTGTTTTTTAATTTATCGGGTAAATACTGCTGGTTAGTCCAGCCTCCGAAGGAACCGAGTGGTGTGTCATGCGGGTATTTGTAGCCGACGTGACCGAGCTTCGCTGCACCGGCATAATGTGCGTCCCGTAAATGCAATGGAATATCTCCGGTTTTACCCTCGTTAATCGCTTTTACAGCCGCATCGAATGCTTTATAAGCTGAATTCGATTTAGAGGCCAGGCACATTTCGATAACAGCATTTGCGAGTGGGATACGCGCTTCCGGCATGCCGAGCTTCACCGCTGCGTCTGTCGCCGCTAATACGTGTGGTCCAACCTCTGGTGAAGCTAATCCGACATCTTCGTAGGCCATCACAAGCAAGCGTCTATTGACGGCTACTAAATCGCCAGTCTCGAGAAGATTTGCAAGATAATAAATAGCGGCATTAACGTCACTACCACGGACTGATTTTTGAAGTGCTGACAATAAATTATAAAAGTGTGAACCTTTTTTATCCCCAAATAACCCGATACGTCCAAGCAGATTTTCAAGTAGCCAGTCTTCGATGATTATTTTTTCATCGACTTCATCGCTTGCGGAAACGGCAGACTCAAGAACAGTTAACGCTTTTCGTGCATCACCGTTAACACCTTCCGCAATCAATGTAAGCTGCTCATCAGTTATGGTAATCGGCATTTTTCCAAGCCCGCGTTCTTCATCTGCCATCGCCTTTTGAAGCACTTCCATTAGGTCTATTGGCTCTAATCTGGATAATTGTCGGATTTCACCACATCTGGAACGTATGGCGGGATTGACGTCGTGGTATGGATTTTCAGTTGTTGCTCCTATTAAGACGATTGCTCCACTTTCGACGTGTGGCAGTAATGTATCTTGCTGTAATTTATTGAAACGATGAATTTCATCTAAGAATAGTAGAACTTTCCCTGTAATGCGTGATTCTGCTACAACGTCTTCGACATCTTTCTTCCCTGAAACTGTTGCATTCATGGCGATGAAAGGCAGATTGCTAGTACCTGCAATTGCATGGGCGAGTGACGTTTTACCGATTCCGGGTTCCCCGTACAACAACATAGATGGAACATGACCGTTTTTTATCATCCGGTAAAGTGCCGTCTTTTCACCAATAATATCCTTTTGTCCAGCAATTTCATCTATAGTTCTTGGGCGCATGCGAAACGCCAATGGCTCATTTTGCAACTTATTCACTCCTTACCTAGTACATCCGTTCCTCTATTATACACGTTAGACAACCGTAAATCATTTTAAGGAAGCTTGAGGGTCAGTTATGCTATAATATTTTGAAGCAATCGTAAAAGGACGGGATAGATATGAAGATTTCTACAAAAGGTAGATATGGATTAACAATAGTTGTTGAACTTGGCTCTAAATTCGGGGAAGGTCCAGTACCGCTACGGAAAATTGCGGAAGAACAGAAGTTGTCTGAAGCATATCTGGAGCAACTTATTCCCCCACTTCGTAACAGTGGAATTGTGAAAAGTGTTCGCGGCGCTTATGGCGGATATATGCTGGCTAAGCCACCGACGGAAATTACTGCGGGAGATGTTATCCGAATTCTTGAAGGACCCATCCAAGTTGTAGAGGGACTAGAGGGATCTGATATTCCGCAACAAGAACTTTGGAAACGGATTGGCGAGGCGGTACGCAGTGTCCTCGATACAACAACGATTGAAGACTTGATGAAGTCGGGTGAAAAAGATGAGCGCGATAGTTATATGTTTTACATTTAAAGGAGTCTTATTATGACTAAAATTTATCTTGACCATGCGGCGACGACACCGGTTCATCCGGCAGTAAGCGCTACTTATATAGAAACACTTGAATCTGTTTTCGGTAACCCTTCCAGTATCCATAGTTTTGGAAGAGAAGCACGGAAATGGCTAGATGACGCACGGAAAACGCTAGCACAGTCAATCCACGCAGAACCGTCGGAAATCATTTTCACTTCGGGCGGTACGGAAGCGGACAACACCGCGGTTTTTGGGACTGTTATGGCGATGAAGGTTAAAGGGAACCATATTATCACGACGAATATTGAGCATCACGCTGTATTAAATCCATGTAAACAACTAGAACTGCTAGGTTTCGAAGTAACTTACTTAGAAGTCGATGACAATGGACAAATAACTGTGGAACAAGTGCAAAAAGCACTGACAGACAAAACGGTTCTTATCTCGATTATGTATGGCAATAATGAAGTGGGTACCATTCAGCCGATTCGTGAAATTGGGGCATTGCTGAAGGAACACCAAGCCGTTTTCCATACGGACGCTGTTCAAGCTTATGGAATCGTTCCACTTCATGTGGATGAACTCGGCGTTGATTTGTTATCAGTTTCAGCTCATAAATTGAATGGTCCAAAAGGAATCGGTTTCCTTTATCAGCGTAAAGGACTTGATACAACACCAGTTCTTTTCGGGGGCGAACAGGAACGCAAACGACGCGCAGGAACCGAAAATATTCCAGCGATTGTTGCTTTTTCTGAAGCAGTATTAATTGCACAACAGGCGATGGAACAAAATACTGTGAATTATTCTAACTACGCAACCATTATGACTGACGTATTTAACCAACAAGATGTCACTTACGAAATGAATGTAAAAAGTGCGGAAAAACTGCCGCATATAATGAATGTCAGCTTCCCTGGGACAGATATTGAATCGCTCCTAGTGAATCTCGATATGGCGGGGATTGCCGTGTCTAGCGGATCTGCATGCACTGCGGGTTCACTTGATCCGTCGCATGTCTTGACTGCTATGTTTGGTAAAGGGTCTTCCAAATTACGAAATTCGGTCCGATTTAGTTTTGGTCTCGGTCTTACTGAGGAAACGATTAAGGAAGCAGCGCAACTAACGGCTGAAATCGTCAAACGGTCTGTGAAATGAAAATATAAAGGATGAAAAATAGAATGAAAACAACTAAATCACCAGCAGAAACACGCGTTGTTGTCGGTATGTCGGGCGGCGTAGATTCGTCTGTTGCAGCACTATTGCTGAAAGAGCAAGGCTATGAAGTTATCGGTATTTTCATGAAAAACTGGGACGACACAGACGAATTCGGTGTCTGTACTGCAACGGAAGACTATGAAGATGTTATCAGTGTTTGTAATGATATCGGAATACCCTATTACGCGGTCAATTTCGAAAAACAATATTGGGATAAAGTATTTACGTATTTCCTTGAAGAATATAAAGCGGGTCGTACACCGAACCCCGATGTCATGTGTAATAAAGAAATCAAGTTCAAAGCGTTTCTTGAGCATGCAATGAGTCTAGGTGCAGACTATTTAGCAACGGGTCATTATGCACAAGTCGTAGAAGTAGAAGGCGGCGTATCAATGTTGCGCGGGAAAGATGCAAATAAAGATCAAACGTATTTCTTGAATCAATTGACACAAGATCAACTACAAAAAGTGATGTTCCCAATTGGCAATATGGAAAAAAGCGCTGTGCGTGAAAAAGCGGTTGAAGCTGGGCTTTCGACAGCGGCGAAAAAGGATTCCACGGGCATTTGTTTCATCGGAGAGCGGAATTTCAAGGAATTCCTTGGTCAATATCTTCCTGCTCAACCAGGAGATATGACGACGATGGAAGGCGAAACTGTAGGCCGTCATGATGGGCTTATGTACTATACGATTGGTCAACGTCACGGTCTTGGTATTGGCGGAGCTGGAGAACCATGGTTCGTTATTGGCAAAGACTTGAAGAAAAATATCCTTCTCGTTGGTCAAAACTTTGATAACGATGCACTTTATTCCGATAGTTTGACAGCAATT from the Sporosarcina psychrophila genome contains:
- a CDS encoding cysteine desulfurase family protein, which translates into the protein MTKIYLDHAATTPVHPAVSATYIETLESVFGNPSSIHSFGREARKWLDDARKTLAQSIHAEPSEIIFTSGGTEADNTAVFGTVMAMKVKGNHIITTNIEHHAVLNPCKQLELLGFEVTYLEVDDNGQITVEQVQKALTDKTVLISIMYGNNEVGTIQPIREIGALLKEHQAVFHTDAVQAYGIVPLHVDELGVDLLSVSAHKLNGPKGIGFLYQRKGLDTTPVLFGGEQERKRRAGTENIPAIVAFSEAVLIAQQAMEQNTVNYSNYATIMTDVFNQQDVTYEMNVKSAEKLPHIMNVSFPGTDIESLLVNLDMAGIAVSSGSACTAGSLDPSHVLTAMFGKGSSKLRNSVRFSFGLGLTEETIKEAAQLTAEIVKRSVK
- the mnmA gene encoding tRNA 2-thiouridine(34) synthase MnmA, translated to MKTTKSPAETRVVVGMSGGVDSSVAALLLKEQGYEVIGIFMKNWDDTDEFGVCTATEDYEDVISVCNDIGIPYYAVNFEKQYWDKVFTYFLEEYKAGRTPNPDVMCNKEIKFKAFLEHAMSLGADYLATGHYAQVVEVEGGVSMLRGKDANKDQTYFLNQLTQDQLQKVMFPIGNMEKSAVREKAVEAGLSTAAKKDSTGICFIGERNFKEFLGQYLPAQPGDMTTMEGETVGRHDGLMYYTIGQRHGLGIGGAGEPWFVIGKDLKKNILLVGQNFDNDALYSDSLTAIDVSFSTVRELPKKFSCTAKFRYRQPDTNVTVELTEDGSAIVHFAQPVRAITPGQAVVFYDGDECLGGGTIDTVIKNGKQLDYVG